One genomic region from Daphnia magna isolate NIES linkage group LG10, ASM2063170v1.1, whole genome shotgun sequence encodes:
- the LOC116932281 gene encoding zinc finger protein 593 homolog encodes MTYKRRKYHRGETHIRKKYKGKRRTKDLDEIDNDLKNNSENLLAQKIDVEKAGNAQYYCIHCARYFIDEHSLTQHYRTKVHKRRLKALELEPYTIEESERAAGLGGNYKAPVKRKIETILPKVMSDKIDVDQEPDLKKQCLNTQGE; translated from the exons ATGACCTACAA GCGACGTAAGTACCATCGTGGTGAAACGCACATTCGGAAAAAATATAAAGGAAAAAGGCGCACTAAAGATCTGGATGAA ATTGACAACGATTTGAAAAACAACTCAGAAAATCTTCTAGCCCAGAAGATTGATGTTGAAAAAGCTGGTAATGCACAGTACTACTGTATACATTGCGC GAGATACTTTATAGACGAGCATTCCCTTACTCAACATTACAGGACTAAAGTTCATAAACGTAGGCTGAAAGCCTTAGAGCTAGAGCCCTATACTATTGAAGAGTCAGAAAGAGCAGCAGGCCTTGGTGGGAATTACAAAGCCCCTGTAAAGAGGAAAATTGAAACCATCCTTCCTAAAGTGATGAGTGATAAAATTGATGTTGATCAGGAaccagatttaaaaaaacagtgCCTAAACACACAAGGAGAATAA
- the LOC116932279 gene encoding serine--tRNA synthetase-like protein Slimp: MALRIVSTSHIKIPVKKHLLCIVRGVVSALHIPGHISKAAVSILTPDLSHIEGLITEDVEQLQNNLSARNSSFHLDSFIRQWRQMTALRLQREDLEAKRVEVTQMMKQVVTNATGSNHARNVEEIKKEGIQLRTQLKELTKLWWEIEEIAVTRALSLPNYLHCKTPVEDNTEVYSFNPEKSNLNCLCDCTEENIKFVSHSPTAFYLRGTPASLELRWMQTFSKDWIANGYNLISAPDFVRSLVIDGCGLAFNDPKEVLSLANIQDHGSLEKGNGLHLVGGSSLPAMVAFLTKTVIEEPFPLRLISVGRCYQPVTGILGANDLTNTVQASSARLLTVMKNCPDALFRELVFIQHQISKQLEQLNVKFRIIATAARNLEPWEQYCSSVEVYSPSSKKFIQVANVSIIGDYICRRLSIYGPHKESPGFVTAQALSVPKLLSCFFI, encoded by the coding sequence ATGGCTCTCAGAATTGTTAGTACTTCACACATCAAAATCCCCGTTAAAAAACATTTACTGTGTATAGTCCGAGGAGTTGTTTCTGCCTTGCACATACCAGGTCATATATCAAAAGCAGCAGTATCAATATTGACTCCTGACTTGAGTCACATTGAAGGATTGATTACTGAAGACGTTGAGCAGTTGCAAAATAATCTTTCAGCAAGAAATTCCTCCTTTCACCTGGATTCTTTCATTCGACAATGGAGGCAGATGACCGCTCTTCGTCTTCAGCGAGAAGACCTTGAAGCCAAAAGGGTTGAAGTCACCCAAATGATGAAGCAAGTCGTGACAAACGCTACAGGTAGCAATCACGCTCGAAATGtggaagaaattaaaaaagaaggtaTACAATTGAGGACCCAGCTAAAAGAACTGACGAAGTTGTGGTGGGAAATCGAAGAAATAGCCGTGACGCGAGCTCTAAGCCTTCCTAACTACTTGCATTGTAAAACACCCGTAGAAGACAATACAGAAGTGTACTCGTTTAACCCTGAAAAATCGAATTTAAATTGTCTGTGTGACTGTACTGAGGAGAACATCAAGTTTGTCAGTCATAGTCCCACGGCATTTTATTTAAGAGGCACGCCGGCTAGTTTGGAACTACGTTGGATGCAAACCTTCAGCAAGGATTGGATCGCCAACGGATACAATCTGATTTCTGCACCGGATTTCGTTAGATCGTTAGTAATCGATGGTTGCGGCCTGGCTTTTAATGATCCGAAAGAAGTGTTAAGTCTCGCCAACATTCAAGATCACGGCAGTCTTGAGAAAGGGAACGGGTTACATCTAGTAGGAGGTTCATCATTGCCAGCTATGGTAGCGTTTCTGACAAAAACTGTGATTGAAGAGCCGTTTCCCTTGCGACTCATATCCGTTGGGCGTTGTTACCAGCCTGTTACTGGAATTCTTGGCGCAAACGACTTGACAAATACGGTGCAAGCTTCGTCTGCACGGTTGCTCACAGTAATGAAGAACTGCCCTGACGCCTTATTTCGAGAACTTGTATTCATTCAACACCAAATTTCAAAACAGCTCGAACAGTTGAATGTAAAATTCCGCATTATAGCCACAGCTGCCCGTAACTTGGAACCATGGGAACAGTATTGTTCGTCCGTTGAAGTTTACTCGCCGTCGTCCAAAAAGTTCATTCAAGTAGCTAACGTTTCGATCATCGGTGACTACATCTGTAGACGACTCTCCATTTATGGTCCACACAAAGAGTCACCTGGGTTCGTGACAGCTCAGGCTCTGTCTGTTCCAAAATTGTTATcatgtttttttatatag
- the LOC116932280 gene encoding troponin I isoform X4, with the protein MSDSEEYTLQAAQKKSAADAARVKQQEQDRKKAEVRKRLEEAAAAKKAKKGFMTPERKKKLRLLLRKKAAEELKKEQERKAAERRRIIEERCGQPKNLDDANEAALKQICVDYNDRVIICESQKWDLDFEVRKKDYEINEINILVNDLRGKFIKPSLRKVSKYENKFAKLQKKAAEFNFRNQLKQVKKKEFTMEDEDKEKKPDWSKKGGEGEKKEGEEGEGEAPAEGEAVASAEEAPAPVEGAPPAEGAPAEAAPAEAGATGEPAPADVPPPADGAPPADAPPADGAPPADAPPVDGAPPTEAPAAEGAPPADAPPAEGAPPADGTPPAEAPAPADGSAVPAAPPAEGSAPPAEGQAAAVDGAPPAEGAPAAAAPPAEPAATEAAPAEAAAPAPPAEEAPAS; encoded by the exons ATGTCGGACAGTGAAGAATACAC CTTGCAGGCTGCTCAG AAAAAATCAGCCGCCGAT GCGGCTAGGGTTAAACAACAGGAGCAAGACCGCAAAAAGGCTGAGGTACGAAAGCGTCTCGAAGAGGCTGCTGCGGCCAAGAAAGCCAAGAAAGGTTTCATGACCCCcgagagaaagaagaaacttcGA CTCTTGTTGCGTAAaaaagctgcggaggaattgAAGAAAGAACAAGAACGTAAAGCGGCAGAACGACGACGCATCATTGAAGAACGCTGCGGCCAGCCCAAGAATCTAGACGACGCCAATGAGG CCGCCCTGAAGCAGATCTGTGTCGACTACAATGATCGCGTTATCATATGCGAGTCGCAGAAATGGGACTTGGATTTTGAAgtcagaaaaaaagattacGAG ATCAATGAAATCAACATCCTCGTTAACGACCTCCGAGGCAAATT CATTAAACCATCTCTGCGCAAAGTATCGAAATATGAAAACAAATTCGCTAAACTGCAAAAGAAGGCTGCCGAATTCAACTTCCGTAATCAACTGAAACaagtgaaaaagaaggaattcACCATGGAGGACGAGGATAAGGAG aaaaAACCGGATTGGTCAAAGAAAGGAGGAGAAGGCGAGAAGAAG GAAGGGGAAGAGGGAGAAGGCGAAGCACCGGCTGAAGGTGAAGCTGTTGCTAGTGCTGAAGAGGCCCCTGCACCAGTTGAAGGAGCTCCGCCAGCTGAAGGCGCTCCCGCTGAAGCCGCTCCCGCTGAAGCTGGCGCGACGGGTGAACCCGCACCGGCCGATGTCCCGCCACCAGCTGACGGCGCACCGCCTGCCGATGCTCCTCCTGCCGACGGGGCACCCCCTGCGGATGCTCCTCCTGTCGATGGGGCACCTCCTACGGAAGCTCCTGCCGCGGAAGGAGCTCCACCCGCCGATGCTCCTCCCGCTGAGGGTGCTCCCCCTGCTGATGGCACTCCACCTGCCGAAG ccccAGCTCCAGCCGATGGAAGTGCAGTACCAGCGGCACCACCAGCTGAGGGTTCCGCCCCTCCAGCAGAAGGCCAAGCTGCCGCAGTAGATGGGGCACCGCCTGCGGAAGGTGCACCGGCCGCAGCGGCACCACCAG CCGAGCCCGCTGCGACTGAAGCTGCCCCTGCCGAAGCTGCTGCCCCTGCCCCACCCGCTGAGGAAGCGCCTGCTAGTTAG
- the LOC116932280 gene encoding troponin I isoform X1 — MSDSEEYTSSEEEEEEPPKPVAKPVEAKKDDGKKSAADAARVKQQEQDRKKAEVRKRLEEAAAAKKAKKGFMTPERKKKLRLLLRKKAAEELKKEQERKAAERRRIIEERCGQPKNLDDANEAALKQICVDYNDRVIICESQKWDLDFEVRKKDYEINEINILVNDLRGKFIKPSLRKVSKYENKFAKLQKKAAEFNFRNQLKQVKKKEFTMEDEDKEKKPDWSKKGGEGEKKEGEEGEGEAPAEGEAVASAEEAPAPVEGAPPAEGAPAEAAPAEAGATGEPAPADVPPPADGAPPADAPPADGAPPADAPPVDGAPPTEAPAAEGAPPADAPPAEGAPPADGTPPAEAPAPADGSAVPAAPPAEGSAPPAEGQAAAVDGAPPAEGAPAAAAPPAEPAATEAAPAEAAAPAPPAEEAPAS; from the exons ATGTCGGACAGTGAAGAATACAC CTCTTccgaagaagaggaggaggagccCCCCAAACCAGTCGCCAAACCAGTTGAAGCTAAAAAGGATGACGGT AAAAAATCAGCCGCCGAT GCGGCTAGGGTTAAACAACAGGAGCAAGACCGCAAAAAGGCTGAGGTACGAAAGCGTCTCGAAGAGGCTGCTGCGGCCAAGAAAGCCAAGAAAGGTTTCATGACCCCcgagagaaagaagaaacttcGA CTCTTGTTGCGTAAaaaagctgcggaggaattgAAGAAAGAACAAGAACGTAAAGCGGCAGAACGACGACGCATCATTGAAGAACGCTGCGGCCAGCCCAAGAATCTAGACGACGCCAATGAGG CCGCCCTGAAGCAGATCTGTGTCGACTACAATGATCGCGTTATCATATGCGAGTCGCAGAAATGGGACTTGGATTTTGAAgtcagaaaaaaagattacGAG ATCAATGAAATCAACATCCTCGTTAACGACCTCCGAGGCAAATT CATTAAACCATCTCTGCGCAAAGTATCGAAATATGAAAACAAATTCGCTAAACTGCAAAAGAAGGCTGCCGAATTCAACTTCCGTAATCAACTGAAACaagtgaaaaagaaggaattcACCATGGAGGACGAGGATAAGGAG aaaaAACCGGATTGGTCAAAGAAAGGAGGAGAAGGCGAGAAGAAG GAAGGGGAAGAGGGAGAAGGCGAAGCACCGGCTGAAGGTGAAGCTGTTGCTAGTGCTGAAGAGGCCCCTGCACCAGTTGAAGGAGCTCCGCCAGCTGAAGGCGCTCCCGCTGAAGCCGCTCCCGCTGAAGCTGGCGCGACGGGTGAACCCGCACCGGCCGATGTCCCGCCACCAGCTGACGGCGCACCGCCTGCCGATGCTCCTCCTGCCGACGGGGCACCCCCTGCGGATGCTCCTCCTGTCGATGGGGCACCTCCTACGGAAGCTCCTGCCGCGGAAGGAGCTCCACCCGCCGATGCTCCTCCCGCTGAGGGTGCTCCCCCTGCTGATGGCACTCCACCTGCCGAAG ccccAGCTCCAGCCGATGGAAGTGCAGTACCAGCGGCACCACCAGCTGAGGGTTCCGCCCCTCCAGCAGAAGGCCAAGCTGCCGCAGTAGATGGGGCACCGCCTGCGGAAGGTGCACCGGCCGCAGCGGCACCACCAG CCGAGCCCGCTGCGACTGAAGCTGCCCCTGCCGAAGCTGCTGCCCCTGCCCCACCCGCTGAGGAAGCGCCTGCTAGTTAG
- the LOC116932280 gene encoding troponin I isoform X3, with product MSDSEEYTSSEEEEEEPPKPVAKPVEAKKDDGKKSAADAARVKQQEQDRKKAEVRKRLEEAAAAKKAKKGFMTPERKKKLRLLLRKKAAEELKKEQERKAAERRRIIEERCGQPKNLDDANEAQLITLLNEFHARICRLEFAKYDMEFEVKKKDFEINEINILVNDLRGKFIKPSLRKVSKYENKFAKLQKKAAEFNFRNQLKQVKKKEFTMEDEDKEKKPDWSKKGGEGEKKEGEEGEGEAPAEGEAVASAEEAPAPVEGAPPAEGAPAEAAPAEAGATGEPAPADVPPPADGAPPADAPPADGAPPADAPPVDGAPPTEAPAAEGAPPADAPPAEGAPPADGTPPAEAPAPADGSAVPAAPPAEGSAPPAEGQAAAVDGAPPAEGAPAAAAPPAEPAATEAAPAEAAAPAPPAEEAPAS from the exons ATGTCGGACAGTGAAGAATACAC CTCTTccgaagaagaggaggaggagccCCCCAAACCAGTCGCCAAACCAGTTGAAGCTAAAAAGGATGACGGT AAAAAATCAGCCGCCGAT GCGGCTAGGGTTAAACAACAGGAGCAAGACCGCAAAAAGGCTGAGGTACGAAAGCGTCTCGAAGAGGCTGCTGCGGCCAAGAAAGCCAAGAAAGGTTTCATGACCCCcgagagaaagaagaaacttcGA CTCTTGTTGCGTAAaaaagctgcggaggaattgAAGAAAGAACAAGAACGTAAAGCGGCAGAACGACGACGCATCATTGAAGAACGCTGCGGCCAGCCCAAGAATCTAGACGACGCCAATGAGG CCCAATTGATAACACTGCTCAACGAGTTCCACGCGCGTATCTGTCGCCTCGAATTCGCCAAGTACGATATGGAGTTCGAAgtcaaaaagaaagatttcGAG ATCAATGAAATCAACATCCTCGTTAACGACCTCCGAGGCAAATT CATTAAACCATCTCTGCGCAAAGTATCGAAATATGAAAACAAATTCGCTAAACTGCAAAAGAAGGCTGCCGAATTCAACTTCCGTAATCAACTGAAACaagtgaaaaagaaggaattcACCATGGAGGACGAGGATAAGGAG aaaaAACCGGATTGGTCAAAGAAAGGAGGAGAAGGCGAGAAGAAG GAAGGGGAAGAGGGAGAAGGCGAAGCACCGGCTGAAGGTGAAGCTGTTGCTAGTGCTGAAGAGGCCCCTGCACCAGTTGAAGGAGCTCCGCCAGCTGAAGGCGCTCCCGCTGAAGCCGCTCCCGCTGAAGCTGGCGCGACGGGTGAACCCGCACCGGCCGATGTCCCGCCACCAGCTGACGGCGCACCGCCTGCCGATGCTCCTCCTGCCGACGGGGCACCCCCTGCGGATGCTCCTCCTGTCGATGGGGCACCTCCTACGGAAGCTCCTGCCGCGGAAGGAGCTCCACCCGCCGATGCTCCTCCCGCTGAGGGTGCTCCCCCTGCTGATGGCACTCCACCTGCCGAAG ccccAGCTCCAGCCGATGGAAGTGCAGTACCAGCGGCACCACCAGCTGAGGGTTCCGCCCCTCCAGCAGAAGGCCAAGCTGCCGCAGTAGATGGGGCACCGCCTGCGGAAGGTGCACCGGCCGCAGCGGCACCACCAG CCGAGCCCGCTGCGACTGAAGCTGCCCCTGCCGAAGCTGCTGCCCCTGCCCCACCCGCTGAGGAAGCGCCTGCTAGTTAG
- the LOC116932280 gene encoding troponin I isoform X5, producing the protein MSDSEEYTLQAAQKKSAADAARVKQQEQDRKKAEVRKRLEEAAAAKKAKKGFMTPERKKKLRLLLRKKAAEELKKEQERKAAERRRIIEERCGQPKNLDDANEAQLITLLNEFHARICRLEFAKYDMEFEVKKKDFEINEINILVNDLRGKFIKPSLRKVSKYENKFAKLQKKAAEFNFRNQLKQVKKKEFTMEDEDKEKKPDWSKKGGEGEKKEGEEGEGEAPAEGEAVASAEEAPAPVEGAPPAEGAPAEAAPAEAGATGEPAPADVPPPADGAPPADAPPADGAPPADAPPVDGAPPTEAPAAEGAPPADAPPAEGAPPADGTPPAEAPAPADGSAVPAAPPAEGSAPPAEGQAAAVDGAPPAEGAPAAAAPPAEPAATEAAPAEAAAPAPPAEEAPAS; encoded by the exons ATGTCGGACAGTGAAGAATACAC CTTGCAGGCTGCTCAG AAAAAATCAGCCGCCGAT GCGGCTAGGGTTAAACAACAGGAGCAAGACCGCAAAAAGGCTGAGGTACGAAAGCGTCTCGAAGAGGCTGCTGCGGCCAAGAAAGCCAAGAAAGGTTTCATGACCCCcgagagaaagaagaaacttcGA CTCTTGTTGCGTAAaaaagctgcggaggaattgAAGAAAGAACAAGAACGTAAAGCGGCAGAACGACGACGCATCATTGAAGAACGCTGCGGCCAGCCCAAGAATCTAGACGACGCCAATGAGG CCCAATTGATAACACTGCTCAACGAGTTCCACGCGCGTATCTGTCGCCTCGAATTCGCCAAGTACGATATGGAGTTCGAAgtcaaaaagaaagatttcGAG ATCAATGAAATCAACATCCTCGTTAACGACCTCCGAGGCAAATT CATTAAACCATCTCTGCGCAAAGTATCGAAATATGAAAACAAATTCGCTAAACTGCAAAAGAAGGCTGCCGAATTCAACTTCCGTAATCAACTGAAACaagtgaaaaagaaggaattcACCATGGAGGACGAGGATAAGGAG aaaaAACCGGATTGGTCAAAGAAAGGAGGAGAAGGCGAGAAGAAG GAAGGGGAAGAGGGAGAAGGCGAAGCACCGGCTGAAGGTGAAGCTGTTGCTAGTGCTGAAGAGGCCCCTGCACCAGTTGAAGGAGCTCCGCCAGCTGAAGGCGCTCCCGCTGAAGCCGCTCCCGCTGAAGCTGGCGCGACGGGTGAACCCGCACCGGCCGATGTCCCGCCACCAGCTGACGGCGCACCGCCTGCCGATGCTCCTCCTGCCGACGGGGCACCCCCTGCGGATGCTCCTCCTGTCGATGGGGCACCTCCTACGGAAGCTCCTGCCGCGGAAGGAGCTCCACCCGCCGATGCTCCTCCCGCTGAGGGTGCTCCCCCTGCTGATGGCACTCCACCTGCCGAAG ccccAGCTCCAGCCGATGGAAGTGCAGTACCAGCGGCACCACCAGCTGAGGGTTCCGCCCCTCCAGCAGAAGGCCAAGCTGCCGCAGTAGATGGGGCACCGCCTGCGGAAGGTGCACCGGCCGCAGCGGCACCACCAG CCGAGCCCGCTGCGACTGAAGCTGCCCCTGCCGAAGCTGCTGCCCCTGCCCCACCCGCTGAGGAAGCGCCTGCTAGTTAG
- the LOC116932280 gene encoding troponin I isoform X2 has translation MSDSEEYTSSEEEEEEPPKPVAKPVEAKKDDGKKSAADAARVKQQEQDRKKAEVRKRLEEAAAAKKAKKGFMTPERKKKLRLLLRKKAAEELKKEQERKAAERRRIIEERCGQPKNLDDANEAELQTVCKIFHKRISGLEADKYDLEWKNKMKMLEINEINILVNDLRGKFIKPSLRKVSKYENKFAKLQKKAAEFNFRNQLKQVKKKEFTMEDEDKEKKPDWSKKGGEGEKKEGEEGEGEAPAEGEAVASAEEAPAPVEGAPPAEGAPAEAAPAEAGATGEPAPADVPPPADGAPPADAPPADGAPPADAPPVDGAPPTEAPAAEGAPPADAPPAEGAPPADGTPPAEAPAPADGSAVPAAPPAEGSAPPAEGQAAAVDGAPPAEGAPAAAAPPAEPAATEAAPAEAAAPAPPAEEAPAS, from the exons ATGTCGGACAGTGAAGAATACAC CTCTTccgaagaagaggaggaggagccCCCCAAACCAGTCGCCAAACCAGTTGAAGCTAAAAAGGATGACGGT AAAAAATCAGCCGCCGAT GCGGCTAGGGTTAAACAACAGGAGCAAGACCGCAAAAAGGCTGAGGTACGAAAGCGTCTCGAAGAGGCTGCTGCGGCCAAGAAAGCCAAGAAAGGTTTCATGACCCCcgagagaaagaagaaacttcGA CTCTTGTTGCGTAAaaaagctgcggaggaattgAAGAAAGAACAAGAACGTAAAGCGGCAGAACGACGACGCATCATTGAAGAACGCTGCGGCCAGCCCAAGAATCTAGACGACGCCAATGAGG CCGAACTGCAGACGGTCTGCAAGATATTTCACAAGAGAATATCGGGACTCGAAGCCGATAAATACGATTTAgaatggaaaaataagatgAAAATGTTGGAG ATCAATGAAATCAACATCCTCGTTAACGACCTCCGAGGCAAATT CATTAAACCATCTCTGCGCAAAGTATCGAAATATGAAAACAAATTCGCTAAACTGCAAAAGAAGGCTGCCGAATTCAACTTCCGTAATCAACTGAAACaagtgaaaaagaaggaattcACCATGGAGGACGAGGATAAGGAG aaaaAACCGGATTGGTCAAAGAAAGGAGGAGAAGGCGAGAAGAAG GAAGGGGAAGAGGGAGAAGGCGAAGCACCGGCTGAAGGTGAAGCTGTTGCTAGTGCTGAAGAGGCCCCTGCACCAGTTGAAGGAGCTCCGCCAGCTGAAGGCGCTCCCGCTGAAGCCGCTCCCGCTGAAGCTGGCGCGACGGGTGAACCCGCACCGGCCGATGTCCCGCCACCAGCTGACGGCGCACCGCCTGCCGATGCTCCTCCTGCCGACGGGGCACCCCCTGCGGATGCTCCTCCTGTCGATGGGGCACCTCCTACGGAAGCTCCTGCCGCGGAAGGAGCTCCACCCGCCGATGCTCCTCCCGCTGAGGGTGCTCCCCCTGCTGATGGCACTCCACCTGCCGAAG ccccAGCTCCAGCCGATGGAAGTGCAGTACCAGCGGCACCACCAGCTGAGGGTTCCGCCCCTCCAGCAGAAGGCCAAGCTGCCGCAGTAGATGGGGCACCGCCTGCGGAAGGTGCACCGGCCGCAGCGGCACCACCAG CCGAGCCCGCTGCGACTGAAGCTGCCCCTGCCGAAGCTGCTGCCCCTGCCCCACCCGCTGAGGAAGCGCCTGCTAGTTAG
- the LOC116932280 gene encoding troponin I isoform X6: MSDSEEYTSSEEEEEEPPKPVAKPVEAKKDDGKKSAADAARVKQQEQDRKKAEVRKRLEEAAAAKKAKKGFMTPERKKKLRLLLRKKAAEELKKEQERKAAERRRIIEERCGQPKNLDDANEAALKQICVDYNDRVIICESQKWDLDFEVRKKDYEINEINILVNDLRGKFIKPSLRKVSKYENKFAKLQKKAAEFNFRNQLKQVKKKEFTMEDEDKEKKPDWSKKGGEGEKKEGEEGEGEAPAEGEAVASAEEAPAPVEGAPPAEGAPAEAAPAEAGATGEPAPADVPPPADGAPPADAPPADGAPPADAPPVDGAPPTEAPAAEGAPPADAPPAEGAPPADGTPPAEAEPAATEAAPAEAAAPAPPAEEAPAS; encoded by the exons ATGTCGGACAGTGAAGAATACAC CTCTTccgaagaagaggaggaggagccCCCCAAACCAGTCGCCAAACCAGTTGAAGCTAAAAAGGATGACGGT AAAAAATCAGCCGCCGAT GCGGCTAGGGTTAAACAACAGGAGCAAGACCGCAAAAAGGCTGAGGTACGAAAGCGTCTCGAAGAGGCTGCTGCGGCCAAGAAAGCCAAGAAAGGTTTCATGACCCCcgagagaaagaagaaacttcGA CTCTTGTTGCGTAAaaaagctgcggaggaattgAAGAAAGAACAAGAACGTAAAGCGGCAGAACGACGACGCATCATTGAAGAACGCTGCGGCCAGCCCAAGAATCTAGACGACGCCAATGAGG CCGCCCTGAAGCAGATCTGTGTCGACTACAATGATCGCGTTATCATATGCGAGTCGCAGAAATGGGACTTGGATTTTGAAgtcagaaaaaaagattacGAG ATCAATGAAATCAACATCCTCGTTAACGACCTCCGAGGCAAATT CATTAAACCATCTCTGCGCAAAGTATCGAAATATGAAAACAAATTCGCTAAACTGCAAAAGAAGGCTGCCGAATTCAACTTCCGTAATCAACTGAAACaagtgaaaaagaaggaattcACCATGGAGGACGAGGATAAGGAG aaaaAACCGGATTGGTCAAAGAAAGGAGGAGAAGGCGAGAAGAAG GAAGGGGAAGAGGGAGAAGGCGAAGCACCGGCTGAAGGTGAAGCTGTTGCTAGTGCTGAAGAGGCCCCTGCACCAGTTGAAGGAGCTCCGCCAGCTGAAGGCGCTCCCGCTGAAGCCGCTCCCGCTGAAGCTGGCGCGACGGGTGAACCCGCACCGGCCGATGTCCCGCCACCAGCTGACGGCGCACCGCCTGCCGATGCTCCTCCTGCCGACGGGGCACCCCCTGCGGATGCTCCTCCTGTCGATGGGGCACCTCCTACGGAAGCTCCTGCCGCGGAAGGAGCTCCACCCGCCGATGCTCCTCCCGCTGAGGGTGCTCCCCCTGCTGATGGCACTCCACCTGCCGAAG CCGAGCCCGCTGCGACTGAAGCTGCCCCTGCCGAAGCTGCTGCCCCTGCCCCACCCGCTGAGGAAGCGCCTGCTAGTTAG